The following proteins come from a genomic window of Canis aureus isolate CA01 chromosome 3, VMU_Caureus_v.1.0, whole genome shotgun sequence:
- the TVP23C gene encoding Golgi apparatus membrane protein TVP23 homolog C isoform X2 yields MLQQDSNDDTEDVSLFDAEEETSNRPKKSKIRHPVASFFHLFFRVSAIVVYLLCELFSSSFIACMVTIILLLSCDFWAVKNVTGRLMVGLRWWNHIDEDGKSHWVFESRKASAQESKTVSEAESRIFWLGLIACPVLWVIFAFSALFSFRVKWLAVVIMGVVLQGANLYGYIRCKVGSRKNLTNMATSYLGKQFLRQNAGEDQTS; encoded by the exons ATGTTGCAGCAG GACAGTAATGACGACACTGAGGATGTTTCCCTGTTTGATGCGGAAGAGGAGACGAGTAACAGACCAAAAAAATCCAAGATCAG aCATCCAGTGGcatcatttttccatttattctttcgAGTCAGTGCAATTGTAGTCTATCTTCTCTGTGAATTGTTCAGCAGCAGCTTTATTGCCTGTATGGTGACAATTATCTTGTTGTTGTCATGTGACTTTTGGGCAGTCAAG AATGTCACCGGTAGACTCATGGTTGGTCTGCGTTGGTGGAATCATATAGATGAAGATGGAAAAAGCCATTGGGTGTTTGAGTCCAGGAAG GCATCTGCTCAAGAGAGTAAAACAGTTTCTGAGGCCGAATCAAGAATCTTTTGGTTAGGACTTATTGCCTGTCCTGTGCTGTGGGTGATATTTGCCTTTAGCGCGCTTTTCTCCTTCCGAGTGAAGTGGTTG gcGGTGGTTATCATGGGTGTGGTGCTACAAGGTGCCAACCTGTATGGCTATATCAGGTGCAAGGTGGGCAGCAGGAAGAATTTAACCAACATGGCTACATCTTATCTTGGAAAGCAGTTTTTAAGACAA aATGCTGGAGAAGACCAGACTTCCTGA
- the TVP23C gene encoding Golgi apparatus membrane protein TVP23 homolog C isoform X1 — MSKNHLIISSHARNFFAAYSALSLKNDSNDDTEDVSLFDAEEETSNRPKKSKIRHPVASFFHLFFRVSAIVVYLLCELFSSSFIACMVTIILLLSCDFWAVKNVTGRLMVGLRWWNHIDEDGKSHWVFESRKASAQESKTVSEAESRIFWLGLIACPVLWVIFAFSALFSFRVKWLAVVIMGVVLQGANLYGYIRCKVGSRKNLTNMATSYLGKQFLRQNAGEDQTS, encoded by the exons ATGAGTAAGAATCATTTAATAATCTCTTCCCATGCTAGAAACTTTTTTGCTGCTTATAGTGCACTTTCACTAAAAAat GACAGTAATGACGACACTGAGGATGTTTCCCTGTTTGATGCGGAAGAGGAGACGAGTAACAGACCAAAAAAATCCAAGATCAG aCATCCAGTGGcatcatttttccatttattctttcgAGTCAGTGCAATTGTAGTCTATCTTCTCTGTGAATTGTTCAGCAGCAGCTTTATTGCCTGTATGGTGACAATTATCTTGTTGTTGTCATGTGACTTTTGGGCAGTCAAG AATGTCACCGGTAGACTCATGGTTGGTCTGCGTTGGTGGAATCATATAGATGAAGATGGAAAAAGCCATTGGGTGTTTGAGTCCAGGAAG GCATCTGCTCAAGAGAGTAAAACAGTTTCTGAGGCCGAATCAAGAATCTTTTGGTTAGGACTTATTGCCTGTCCTGTGCTGTGGGTGATATTTGCCTTTAGCGCGCTTTTCTCCTTCCGAGTGAAGTGGTTG gcGGTGGTTATCATGGGTGTGGTGCTACAAGGTGCCAACCTGTATGGCTATATCAGGTGCAAGGTGGGCAGCAGGAAGAATTTAACCAACATGGCTACATCTTATCTTGGAAAGCAGTTTTTAAGACAA aATGCTGGAGAAGACCAGACTTCCTGA
- the TVP23C gene encoding Golgi apparatus membrane protein TVP23 homolog C isoform X3 has translation MMDSNDDTEDVSLFDAEEETSNRPKKSKIRHPVASFFHLFFRVSAIVVYLLCELFSSSFIACMVTIILLLSCDFWAVKNVTGRLMVGLRWWNHIDEDGKSHWVFESRKASAQESKTVSEAESRIFWLGLIACPVLWVIFAFSALFSFRVKWLAVVIMGVVLQGANLYGYIRCKVGSRKNLTNMATSYLGKQFLRQNAGEDQTS, from the exons ATGATG GACAGTAATGACGACACTGAGGATGTTTCCCTGTTTGATGCGGAAGAGGAGACGAGTAACAGACCAAAAAAATCCAAGATCAG aCATCCAGTGGcatcatttttccatttattctttcgAGTCAGTGCAATTGTAGTCTATCTTCTCTGTGAATTGTTCAGCAGCAGCTTTATTGCCTGTATGGTGACAATTATCTTGTTGTTGTCATGTGACTTTTGGGCAGTCAAG AATGTCACCGGTAGACTCATGGTTGGTCTGCGTTGGTGGAATCATATAGATGAAGATGGAAAAAGCCATTGGGTGTTTGAGTCCAGGAAG GCATCTGCTCAAGAGAGTAAAACAGTTTCTGAGGCCGAATCAAGAATCTTTTGGTTAGGACTTATTGCCTGTCCTGTGCTGTGGGTGATATTTGCCTTTAGCGCGCTTTTCTCCTTCCGAGTGAAGTGGTTG gcGGTGGTTATCATGGGTGTGGTGCTACAAGGTGCCAACCTGTATGGCTATATCAGGTGCAAGGTGGGCAGCAGGAAGAATTTAACCAACATGGCTACATCTTATCTTGGAAAGCAGTTTTTAAGACAA aATGCTGGAGAAGACCAGACTTCCTGA
- the TVP23C gene encoding Golgi apparatus membrane protein TVP23 homolog C isoform X4: MVTIILLLSCDFWAVKNVTGRLMVGLRWWNHIDEDGKSHWVFESRKASAQESKTVSEAESRIFWLGLIACPVLWVIFAFSALFSFRVKWLAVVIMGVVLQGANLYGYIRCKVGSRKNLTNMATSYLGKQFLRQNAGEDQTS, translated from the exons ATGGTGACAATTATCTTGTTGTTGTCATGTGACTTTTGGGCAGTCAAG AATGTCACCGGTAGACTCATGGTTGGTCTGCGTTGGTGGAATCATATAGATGAAGATGGAAAAAGCCATTGGGTGTTTGAGTCCAGGAAG GCATCTGCTCAAGAGAGTAAAACAGTTTCTGAGGCCGAATCAAGAATCTTTTGGTTAGGACTTATTGCCTGTCCTGTGCTGTGGGTGATATTTGCCTTTAGCGCGCTTTTCTCCTTCCGAGTGAAGTGGTTG gcGGTGGTTATCATGGGTGTGGTGCTACAAGGTGCCAACCTGTATGGCTATATCAGGTGCAAGGTGGGCAGCAGGAAGAATTTAACCAACATGGCTACATCTTATCTTGGAAAGCAGTTTTTAAGACAA aATGCTGGAGAAGACCAGACTTCCTGA